One Nostoc sp. CENA543 genomic window, AGAACCCCTCTCCAAAGACGCGAAGCGGCTTCTCGTCAGAGTACCTATCCCCTGCAAGGAGAGAGGCTTTAAAACCTCATTTTTTGTTGATATTTTAGCTCTTTACTCCCCTCTCCGCGTCGGAGAGGGGCTGGGGGAGAGGTCAAAAAAGGCTTATCGAACTCATACTAAATTAAAGGTTTGTAGACAACTTTAGTAGGTTGGGTTGAGCAAGGCGTTTGCCCTTGGCGTTCCCGTAGGGTAAACCAACATAGATATAGGTGTTGGGTTTCCTTACGTCAACCCAGAATTTCGCAATTGCGAATTGCGAATTGCGAATTGCGAATTGGTATTACACATTCGCTTGCTGACGCTGATACAGTGACCAATACAAACCCTTTTGCTGTAATAATTCTGTATGAGTTCCGCGTTCAGCAATCACACCTTTTTCTAACACGAAAATCTGATCAGCACGTTTCAAAGGTGCAAAACGGTGAGCAATCAAAAACACAGTCCGGTTAGTGGAAATTGCTTGTAGATTTTGCAATACTTGTTGCTCAGTTTCACTATCTAAAGCACTAGTCGCTTCATCTAAGACTAAAATCGGCGCATCGGAAAGAAACAATCTTGCTAAAGCAATGCGTTGTCTTTGTCCTCCCGATAAAGCTGTTCCCCTTTCTCCGACATTAGTCTCATAGCCATAGGGTAATTGACTAATAAAATCGTGGGCTACTGCCATTCTGGCTGCTTGCACCACTTGTTCGGCGGTAATATCAGGATTACCAAGGGTGATATTTTCCAAGATAGAACCATTAAATAAAAAGTCTTCTTGGAGAACTACACCAATTTGTTGTCGCAATGAGGATAAATCAGCACTCTTGATATCAAATCCATCAATCAAAATCCGTCCTGATTCTATTTGATATAGTCGCTGCAAAAGTTTTGATAGGGTACTTTTCCCCGAACCACTACGCCCGACAATTCCGACGAATTGTCCTGGTTCAACATTAAAAGAAATTCCTCGCACCACAGGTTCAGTATTAGCTTTATACCGGAAAAATACCTGTTCAAAACTTATTTGTCCTTTCAATGGTGGTAATACTAAGCCCGTCCCCATTTCGGCTTCTGGGGCGACGTTGAGAATGTCACCGATTCTATCTACTGAGAGTAAGACTTGTTGCAGATTTTGCCATAACTGCACTAACCTTAACAGTGGCCCTGTCACCCTGCCAGATAACATCTGAAAAGCTACAAGTTGCCCGACTGTCATATGTCTATCAATGACTAATTTCGCACCAAACCAGAGAATTAACAGAGAAGAAAAATTAGTGAGGAAGTCGCCAATATTACTGCTAATGTTAGAAGTGGTGGAAGCTTTAAAGCCGGTACGCACGAAACGAGCAAATAAGCCTTCCCAGCGATCGCGCGCTACAGATTCGGCAGCATGGGCTTTCACAGAGTGGATACCCGTGACTGTTTCTACTAAAAATGACTGACTATCAGCACTGCGGTTAAAGGTTTCGTTTAACCAGTTCCGCAAAATCGGTGTCGCCACTAAGGTTAAAGCTGCAAACAACGGTAACACCGCCAACGCCACAAAGGTAAGGGGAATATTGTAGTAAAACATCAATACCAAGTAGACGACGGCAAAGATGCTATCTAAAATCACCGTTAGGGCTGTACCCGTGAGAAATTGGCGGATTTGTTCCAATTCTTGCACTCTGGCGACAGTATCACCGACGCGCCTCGACTCAAAATAAGCCAAGGGCAAGCGCATGAGATGACGGAATAACTGTGCTGATAAACTTAAGTCTAAGCGTCTGGCTGTGTGGGTAAAGATAAATAGCCTCAGAATACCGAGTATAGACTCAAATAACGCAATAAATAACAGTGCGATCGCCATGACATCGAGAGTGGGTAAACTCTCTTGTACCATGACTTTATCAATCACCACTTGGGTAATTAGTGGTGTCCCCAAACCCAATAATTGCAAGGTAAAGGAAGCTAGTAAAACTTCCCCTAATAGTCCTTTGTATTTCCAAACGGCTGGCGTAAACCAACTGAGATTAAATTTTTCTTGTCGGGAGATGAGTTCAACTTGCCATAACTGCCCATCCCAGGATTCTTCTACTACAGATTGGGGCAGATTCTCACAAATACTATCAGGATGCTGGGGGTTAGCGACAATCAAGCGATCGCCTTTCATCCCATAAACTACTACCCATGACTGAGATTCCCAATGTAATAAAGCCGGGAATGATAACTGGCGTAACTCACTCCAACTCACGTTTAAGCGGCGCAAAACTAAGCCCAGTTTCTCACCAGCTTCCATCACCTGTTTAGGATTTTGTCCCCGCAGTTGGCGTTGTACCCATTCTAATTTCACAGGATTATTTAACTGTTGGGCTGCCATAGTTAAACAAGCCGCAGCCGTATTCCAACTAGCCACAAAGGGGTAACTTTGGGCTGTTGGGGTTGTGGTAGGTTCTGGTGTCGCAGGCTGAAATACCTGCGTCTCGGTGACGACTGTGGGGATTTCCGGCTGCACAACACCTAACCAAAAATCTTCCACATCCGAGTTAGATATTTCCGCCCAGAGTTTTGTATCCCAACAAGCCACAACTACTTCTTTTGTCGCTGCTACAGCTTTATAGTCTCCTGGGATTTTTTGCAAATCACCAAACCAGTCTCCCACTTCCAAAGCCGCTAGAGGCGTACCCGTGTCTTCCTCCCGCAGACGGACTTTACCAGCAATAATTAAAAACTGATATCCGCCTACTTCACTCGACCAAATTTTTTCTCCCAGTCGATAGCGACGGGTTTCTAAGCGTTGTTCTAATTGGGATTTTTGTTCAGGATTGAGCAAACCCAGAGGTGGTTGATTCCAAGGTATAGCAGCTAGCACGTATTGTCTTAGAGATTCATTATCCTGAAGTTTTAACTCACCTGTAATTTGACTGTCAGCTTTTGAATTTTCTCCGCTAGCCATTTTTCAAATAGTTCGTTTTGTAGTGCTTGTGTTAATTGCGTATCTTCCAAAGACGCTGGTAAAAATTGTTCGACGCGAAACAATCCATAACGTCCATCCAGTTCGATGGGGCCGATGACTTGTCCGAGTTGAGCCATATCTACCGCCGCCCTTAAGACATCCGGCATTGTGCCTCGGCTAATTGGCCCCATCATGCCGTTGACAATGCGATCGTCTGCTTGGGAATATTCCTTAGCTAATTGCTCAAAACTACCTCCTTCAGCAATTTGCAGTTGTAACTCCTCCGCCAGTTCTCGACTATCAACAACAATTCGTGAGATTACCACCCGATCTAGAAAAATCTTGCGTTCAATAAAATATTCAGAGATTTTTGCTTCTGTCACTACAGCTTTTAATTTTTCTAGTTTGAAGTTCGATGTAATTGCCGTGTGGAATGTGTTGTAGTCTGTGCCATTTCTCTTCAACCACTCCTGAAAAGCCTGCGGATCAGCTAGTTGATTTTTCAGCCGGAAATCAATAATCGTTTGTTCGGTGAGGGCTGGGTTAATTTCCATATCCCCACGGTTATTGAATTCCTGCTCAATTACATACTGACGCAGCACATCACTAATAAATTGACCTAATTTCCCTGAAACTTGCAGATATTTTACTGTTTGTTCTAGAGAAATTGCTTGGTCGTCAACGCTTAAAAAAGTTAGATTTTCCATGAGTTCACCTGGTAATGGGGGTTGGGGATTGGGGACTGGGGACTGGGAAAAGAAAGAAATATAGAAAGGGAATTAACTTCCGACTTAATTTATATGGCTTTTTCTGGAAATTTTGTAACTCATTTACCAGTAATGCGATGTTAAAGAAAAAATTAAAAGATAAATAAATTTTCTATTCAGAAAAATCAAGTTTTTTAGCATACACAAAACAGTCAAATTTAGCTATGTAGCCAAAAGTGACTTTCACTGAAATTTATTCAGCTTCAAAATAACGAATTTTTGGGAATGGGGCATTGGGAATTGAAGGAATAAATTATTTGTTACTTTCTATTCCTATTCCCCAATCCCTAACTAAACTAGACTCGCCCAAATAAAGGCGAATACCATAGCAGCGATCGCACCAATTAAAGTGTTAAAAATATTAACAACTTCATTTGTTAACCAAGTGTATTTAGCTTGCAAGGTTGCGCCAATTA contains:
- a CDS encoding peptidylprolyl isomerase; protein product: MENLTFLSVDDQAISLEQTVKYLQVSGKLGQFISDVLRQYVIEQEFNNRGDMEINPALTEQTIIDFRLKNQLADPQAFQEWLKRNGTDYNTFHTAITSNFKLEKLKAVVTEAKISEYFIERKIFLDRVVISRIVVDSRELAEELQLQIAEGGSFEQLAKEYSQADDRIVNGMMGPISRGTMPDVLRAAVDMAQLGQVIGPIELDGRYGLFRVEQFLPASLEDTQLTQALQNELFEKWLAEKIQKLTVKLQVS
- a CDS encoding peptidase domain-containing ABC transporter, giving the protein MASGENSKADSQITGELKLQDNESLRQYVLAAIPWNQPPLGLLNPEQKSQLEQRLETRRYRLGEKIWSSEVGGYQFLIIAGKVRLREEDTGTPLAALEVGDWFGDLQKIPGDYKAVAATKEVVVACWDTKLWAEISNSDVEDFWLGVVQPEIPTVVTETQVFQPATPEPTTTPTAQSYPFVASWNTAAACLTMAAQQLNNPVKLEWVQRQLRGQNPKQVMEAGEKLGLVLRRLNVSWSELRQLSFPALLHWESQSWVVVYGMKGDRLIVANPQHPDSICENLPQSVVEESWDGQLWQVELISRQEKFNLSWFTPAVWKYKGLLGEVLLASFTLQLLGLGTPLITQVVIDKVMVQESLPTLDVMAIALLFIALFESILGILRLFIFTHTARRLDLSLSAQLFRHLMRLPLAYFESRRVGDTVARVQELEQIRQFLTGTALTVILDSIFAVVYLVLMFYYNIPLTFVALAVLPLFAALTLVATPILRNWLNETFNRSADSQSFLVETVTGIHSVKAHAAESVARDRWEGLFARFVRTGFKASTTSNISSNIGDFLTNFSSLLILWFGAKLVIDRHMTVGQLVAFQMLSGRVTGPLLRLVQLWQNLQQVLLSVDRIGDILNVAPEAEMGTGLVLPPLKGQISFEQVFFRYKANTEPVVRGISFNVEPGQFVGIVGRSGSGKSTLSKLLQRLYQIESGRILIDGFDIKSADLSSLRQQIGVVLQEDFLFNGSILENITLGNPDITAEQVVQAARMAVAHDFISQLPYGYETNVGERGTALSGGQRQRIALARLFLSDAPILVLDEATSALDSETEQQVLQNLQAISTNRTVFLIAHRFAPLKRADQIFVLEKGVIAERGTHTELLQQKGLYWSLYQRQQANV